Part of the Macrobrachium rosenbergii isolate ZJJX-2024 chromosome 2, ASM4041242v1, whole genome shotgun sequence genome is shown below.
cataGTAAATCTACTTCTCAATCACATCATCCTTACGCATCCTCGTCAGCAACTCAGTTGCAGCATCACCATCTTatcacatcatttttttttttttttttacttaagatcATATTGTCCTTCTGGCCTAAACCATCGCTTTCTAAATCGatgactataaaaaataaatagatacttTTATTtgaatgtgtgaatatatgtatgagtgAGCAATagcatgcatgtatttatatttttattttatatagtttaagTACAAGATTCCTCTGCTGATTATAAGCATTCAGTATCCGATGACTGCTATATAAGAGATAGTAAAGTGATAGGAATATTTTGCTTTACTCATCTTTTTcagacaatgatttttttttttttttttttttgctgatatccATACAGCTGTATCTCATTTGtccttgaataaatataaatatttacctatACAATTGTTGTCTTCTGAGTCCACGTAcaagtaaatattcaaaatatttcaatcatCACACAAAAATACTACTGGTTTACTAACATTCAATCCTGGGTAAACTTTGAATCAAcaaatattatgacttttattaaGGAGACAAGGAGCAAATTCTTGACAGTCTTCCAGCAAAGGCAAATTTTCTTGGTAATTATCACTACATTGCTAAAACCTTGCCAATTAACATGCAGTGTGCAtccatatatgtattcatatgtgtgCAACACTGCTGTTCAGCaaaatcttaacaaataaaaatcctgaCAACGTAATGCATTTGAGATATTATGATTACaatacagttatatattttcttgaataatgcctttatttataaCTAAACAGGTACAGTAGTTAATGATAAAATTCTTCTATTACAAGAAGTTGGGTGAAGTGTACCGCATAAATCAATACATTAATCTAAAAATGAACTCCCCGTTGGACAACTGTTCAGTTGTTCCAGTTCCCAATACTAAATGAAATACATTACCTAAATTGATTACACTGCAATAAAGGTAAAAgttgtgaaaattataaaattatacatatatatatacatatatatatatatatatatatatatatatatatatatatatatatatatatatatatatatatatatatatatatatatatatatattatatatacatatatataatatatatatatataaatatatatatatatatatatatatatatatatatatatatatatatatatatatatatatgtgtgtgtgtgtgtgtatgtgtatgtataaatatttaaaattaagatGTACATAATCAGGCGTATAAAGCAAACACTTTGAATCCACAGAGCTCTTTtacattatcatatatttttggtTACTAAAGTTATAGCTTCAATTACAAAGTTTTGTACGAGAATAAATTCCGACAAATCTTTAATTTAAAGCAAAAGGCATCTTAAACAAAACTTATTGCATATGAGATTAAATTTCAACACGATAGAATTGCTCCTAAAAACTTACAGGAGTAAGTGACGCTTTGCAAAGAGCTGATTTTTATCCTTTAGACTTCAAATTAACCGGAATGCAAAGAAATGAAGtcgattaaaaaataacaataagtatCCACTAGAGCAGTGTAAAAGGCATATACAACACAAATAAAACTTACTTCTATTTTACATTCTTTGCATAGATTTGGAAATATTATAAGCAATAATTTTTTGGAAGGTTTTTGCAAAAATGTCCCTGTGCCAAATGATGCAAAAAGCCGAATAAAATAGAAAGATCCaaattctctcattctctttcagtGTACTATATCAGTGTCGCATTGTCCATCATAATCAGTTAAAGAGTTTACTAGCtttaagagaaatttatattttcattttcaaaataacataatttattcattaacagAATTATTAACGTGATGAGTCAAGAAGCAAAGTAAAAGAACATAAAACTGCCTGAAATTGAAGGAGCGGTGATGAGATAGCGAActaagtttttatttctaattaacgAGATAGCTCTCAAGAGTAACCTCTACCCTGATATTCAGTtcttaaaataattgttttattaatttttcgtgCTCAACTTTCACACCTTTTCATGGAGTTAGGAGGTGTATTCTTTTGATAATACTGTAGATCTACGGCAAATATTGCAAGGATGGGAGTTTTCTCCTTTATTCGCTACAACAACTCTTACTGGCATCGTCTTTCTATTGTTTTTACTTTGCAGTGTCAAGtgtatttatcaaaatcaaccacaaaatatatattgattatatgtTATGGCGAATGCCATAATTTAGAACTAGGCAACAGATACTTCGTATAGTTTAATTTCTTTCAATGTTGCCACAAAAAAGACCTGTAATCTCTAATGCCTGAAATAATATCTACTATTATTAACCAAgataatacttttaatatttttgattaCTGTGAAACGAAATCCCATTATCAGTGCCCAGTTCAGATCAACAGTTACGTAACATCCTTCAACAAATAAGTGAACcaagagaataagaaaatgacTTGAGCATTCATTTCGGTTTGCTATACATCATTAAAATCTAGTTGTTTCACTATTTCCAAAGAGAAATCTATGAATCGCTAAGATCCTTCTACATCCAAGTCGTCATGTCAATGAAAAACAATTGTCATACGGACTTCTCCGGCCAGAAGACATGGTAGGCGTTATCTGAGAAACTTCACGACTAGGAAATGATCTTGCTCTCCCATTAAGAGCTTCTGAGGAAAGTGAAAAAGTTTGCACGCTGCTAAGAATATCTTCTAATGACACTTCAGATGTGAGTGGGGCATAATTAGACGCATCATTGCTAAATGAAGGCTCCTCTAAGACACTCTGAAGTATTCTGGAACCATTAGAGCTTCTACTTGACTCGCTTGGTAAAACACTGCTTTGTGGTAACCCTGAATCCCTCAAATGATCGGTTGGTCTATCGTCAGAAAACGAATTCCCTTTCTTGGAAAGATGACGATACTGAAGGGATGTTCGACACTGGAACAGTGAAAGGTGTCTGGACACCAGGGGGCGAGGTGCCAGATGAATTCACTTCAGTCCCTCGGTGCAACATGAAATGCTGGTAAGGAGTCAGTTCTGCTCGAGCCTCTTCTATGCTTGTGGGTAACATTGGCTGCCGGTCTTCCGCAGGGGACCTTCGGGAGGGATTGTGCATGAACATCGcaaccttcttcttctgttcctttttGAAGCAGTACATCGATATACAGAAAAGGGCAGTCGTCACCACTGTGGACAAAAGGAGATGGATACAAGAAATGTTGCTAACAAAATTAATGAGCAGTTAAGGGTGTCATCATGAGCTACTTGAATATAAGCTTCATGGTGAAATGATAAAAAGACAAGTTCTGGGAGcaatgcaatataatatattagaattcagttcaaatacataaaaacaaagatttttcatatatgaaaaaggctgtattaaaagtatattaacataaaatttcaaaatttctaaaacaacatatatatatatatatatatatatatatatatatatatatatatatatatatatatatatatatatatatatatatatatatatatatatatatatatatatatatacatataatgtaaaacaatgacttgatttttttctgtagacacatatatatctattaatttatattttgaaaacaatgacAGTCTAAACttctattaatttatattttttttatcttttatcaggtAACCTTCTTAGGAATAAAGACAGATTATTCAAATTTCCCTCCATTTACGTCTAATAGCCGACTGatcgtttcctttctctctctctctctctctctctctctctctctctctctctctctctctctctcctctcctctccattcTTATTAACGTTATATTCTGCGCCAAACATGGCCTTGCCTATAGTAATAATCAACTCCTTGAtaacattattatcattgattTCTTTGGCATCTATTATTTCTCCTGACAGACAGTGATACACAAGTGAACATCAACAATCATTGACAGCTCCATCGTACATTCCGTAGCCTACAAAAATGTTTTCAGACATTATAAACCCCTGACACTGTATCAATAAACTTAAGTTAAATAGTATTAACACAtcttacaaagttaagtataccttagtttaaccagaccactgagctgattaacagctctcagagagagctggcccgaaggattagacttattttacgtggctaagaaccaattggttacctagcaacgggacctacagcttattgtggaatccgcaccacattataccgagaaatgaatttctatcaccagaaataaattcctctaattcttcattggccggccggagattcgaactcgggccctgcagag
Proteins encoded:
- the LOC136843829 gene encoding uncharacterized protein, producing MVSSAALSRDINYVEGPEGQVVVVVPPNQRRVGEMHIVIEHIGYTLCAISWGVVALPFTIIGFSLTCVGLSRMKSDPGHHVLTVGLVFFHIGLVTTALFCISMYCFKKEQKKKVAMFMHNPSRRSPAEDRQPMLPTSIEEARAELTPYQHFMLHRGTEVNSSGTSPPGVQTPFTVPVSNIPSVSSSFQEREFVF